A genomic segment from Bacillus cereus G9842 encodes:
- a CDS encoding VanZ family protein, which translates to MHTGVLNSYLYTYFFTIIFCIVFQIGFYFKAKNNISIRHFLWVYVFLFYLSLVYKVTQIATVWDISRYETWIRVSQINLTLFDTVGSTTYLLNIVLFMPLGFLLPTIWPQFRKIKNTVCAGFFFSLAIELNQLLNNRITDIDDLFTNTLGAIIGYVLYKVLYTALFKLILKREEKKLDTNSSLVIKYEAVFCLVCSFVGAMFIYYPALFGRPVIIQ; encoded by the coding sequence ATGCATACAGGAGTTTTGAATAGTTATTTGTATACGTATTTTTTTACTATAATTTTTTGTATTGTGTTTCAAATTGGATTTTATTTTAAAGCGAAAAACAATATATCTATTCGGCATTTTTTATGGGTGTATGTTTTTCTATTCTACCTTTCGCTAGTGTATAAGGTAACGCAAATCGCGACTGTATGGGATATAAGTAGATATGAAACGTGGATTCGTGTAAGTCAAATCAACTTGACTCTATTTGATACGGTAGGTAGTACTACGTATCTTTTGAACATTGTACTGTTTATGCCGTTAGGTTTTTTATTACCGACTATTTGGCCGCAGTTTAGAAAGATAAAAAACACCGTATGCGCGGGATTCTTTTTTTCATTGGCAATTGAGTTAAATCAATTACTAAATAATAGAATTACAGATATTGATGATTTATTTACGAATACCCTTGGGGCAATTATTGGGTATGTCTTATATAAAGTATTATATACAGCGTTATTTAAATTGATATTGAAAAGAGAGGAAAAAAAGCTTGATACAAACTCGTCTCTAGTCATAAAATACGAGGCTGTTTTTTGTTTAGTGTGTTCATTTGTAGGTGCGATGTTCATTTATTATCCAGCTTTATTTGGAAGACCTGTAATCATTCAGTGA
- the dhaQ gene encoding DhaKLM operon coactivator DhaQ — MKKIMNDVQNIVQDMMHGFYFEHNDKVNYDETNNIIYVKDIEKLKQNVAIISGGGSGHEPADIGYVGKGMLTAAVNGSIFTPPTVEQIVAATRLMPKDKNILFIIKNFKDDVENFLTAKQIAKEEGRKIDHIIVNDDVSIEDDASFNKRRRGVAGTVFVQKIIGAAALEGHSLEELTALGRSITENLHTLGVALSPANDPVKGKASFTLNNDEVFYGVGIHGEKGYRKEALSSSEILAIELMNKLKSIYRWRKGDNFAILINGLGATPLMEQYIFANDIRRLCELEGLHVEFVKVGTLLTSLDMKGVSLSLLKVEDLDWVKWLKADVRVGNW, encoded by the coding sequence ATGAAAAAGATTATGAATGATGTACAAAATATTGTTCAAGATATGATGCATGGCTTTTATTTTGAACATAACGACAAAGTAAATTACGACGAAACAAATAACATCATTTATGTAAAAGATATTGAAAAACTGAAGCAAAACGTTGCTATAATAAGCGGCGGTGGTAGCGGGCATGAACCCGCTGATATTGGCTATGTAGGAAAAGGAATGCTTACGGCAGCAGTAAACGGAAGCATCTTCACTCCGCCTACAGTGGAACAAATTGTGGCGGCAACTCGCCTCATGCCGAAAGATAAAAATATTTTATTCATCATTAAAAACTTTAAAGATGACGTTGAAAACTTTCTAACGGCAAAGCAAATTGCTAAAGAAGAAGGAAGAAAAATTGACCACATCATCGTAAATGACGACGTTTCAATTGAAGATGATGCTTCTTTTAATAAAAGAAGACGCGGCGTAGCTGGCACTGTTTTCGTTCAAAAAATAATTGGTGCGGCCGCTCTTGAAGGACATTCTTTAGAAGAACTAACAGCACTCGGCCGTTCTATTACTGAAAACTTACACACATTAGGAGTTGCCCTTTCCCCTGCCAACGATCCAGTAAAAGGAAAAGCTTCATTCACATTAAACAATGATGAAGTGTTTTACGGCGTCGGCATCCATGGCGAAAAAGGTTACCGTAAAGAAGCGCTATCCTCTTCTGAAATATTAGCGATCGAACTGATGAACAAACTAAAAAGCATTTATCGCTGGAGAAAAGGAGACAATTTCGCTATCCTCATTAATGGACTCGGCGCGACACCATTAATGGAACAATATATTTTCGCGAATGACATTCGCCGTTTGTGTGAACTGGAAGGATTACATGTGGAGTTCGTAAAGGTTGGTACGCTGTTGACTTCTTTAGATATGAAGGGTGTTTCTCTCAGTTTGCTTAAGGTAGAGGATTTGGATTGGGTGAAGTGGTTGAAGGCGGATGTTAGAGTGGGTAATTGGTAA
- the dhaS gene encoding dihydroxyacetone kinase transcriptional activator DhaS, with protein MTSSIISKKIIANSLKYLMETESFHKISVSDIMLHCQMRRQTFYYHFKDKFELLSWIYREETKENIIDFLDYETWENIFDLLFDYFYENQKFYRNAFKVIEQNSFNHYLFEHTKNLYMKIIDELSVNCGLTLSIETKNTIASFYSHGFVGTIKDWIESKCEVNPSIMSSLMKNMINNQLLLLLEQSAK; from the coding sequence ATGACCTCTTCTATAATTTCTAAAAAAATAATCGCGAACTCATTGAAATATTTAATGGAAACAGAGTCGTTTCATAAAATATCAGTGAGCGATATTATGTTACACTGTCAAATGCGTAGGCAAACTTTTTATTATCATTTTAAAGATAAATTTGAACTATTAAGCTGGATTTATAGAGAAGAAACGAAAGAAAACATTATCGACTTTCTCGATTATGAAACATGGGAAAATATTTTCGATTTATTATTTGATTACTTTTACGAAAATCAAAAATTTTACCGAAATGCTTTTAAAGTCATTGAACAAAACTCGTTTAATCACTATTTATTTGAGCACACGAAAAACTTATATATGAAGATTATTGATGAACTATCCGTGAACTGTGGCTTAACTCTTTCTATTGAAACGAAAAATACGATTGCCTCCTTTTATAGTCACGGCTTCGTTGGAACGATAAAAGATTGGATTGAAAGCAAGTGCGAAGTAAATCCATCCATTATGTCTTCTCTCATGAAAAATATGATAAACAATCAATTACTACTATTACTGGAGCAGTCAGCAAAGTAA
- the dhaK gene encoding dihydroxyacetone kinase subunit DhaK, with amino-acid sequence MKKIINKPETLVMEMCNGMVMAHSELELLKKYKVIKKKEMNENKVTLISGGGSGHEPAHAGLVGKGMLDAAVCGDVFASPSQIQVYQAIKETASKKGTLLIIKNYSGDIMNFKNGAHLATEDGIEVDYVKVDDDIAVEDSLYTVGRRGVAGVILVHKIAGAAAEEGMDLGAVKAVAEKAAANVRTIGLALTSCTVPASGSPTFTLAEDEMEYGVGIHGEPGIKREKMLSADELANRMTNDLVKDLGVKDGEEIALLVNGFGGTPLQELYLFNNAVTRELAARNIKINRVFVGNYMTSIDMAGMSLTVMKLDDELKTLLSKECNTPAFKVDGSVESVEYVNVLEEKEEKEVSFEIETAEEHAVIKDNVITLNNMIYLVDKMSDVIIKNEVPFCELDTHAGDGDFGMSVAKGFKQLKREWHSIVDQENVTIGSFLDGCSMIIMEHCGGASGPIWGGAFRAASKAAGEKRELTVKEFAEMLQAALQGIQSIGERSFGRGAVVGDKTLVDALAPCVDSWLDSASNEEDMKTAFEKGAEAAVKGAEYTKEIVARMGRAGTVGERSLGYPDAGAHALGVIFTEIAGSLR; translated from the coding sequence ATGAAAAAGATTATAAACAAACCAGAAACATTAGTAATGGAAATGTGTAACGGAATGGTTATGGCTCACTCAGAGCTTGAACTTTTGAAAAAATATAAAGTTATTAAGAAGAAAGAAATGAACGAAAACAAAGTAACGTTAATTAGTGGCGGCGGTAGTGGCCATGAGCCGGCACATGCAGGATTAGTCGGAAAAGGAATGTTAGATGCGGCGGTGTGCGGAGATGTGTTTGCGTCACCTTCACAAATTCAGGTGTATCAAGCGATTAAAGAGACAGCTAGTAAAAAAGGAACGTTATTAATTATTAAAAATTACAGCGGCGATATTATGAATTTCAAAAACGGAGCTCATTTAGCGACGGAAGATGGAATTGAAGTCGACTACGTAAAAGTGGATGATGATATTGCGGTAGAAGATAGCCTATATACAGTAGGACGCCGCGGCGTTGCGGGAGTTATTCTCGTTCATAAAATTGCCGGCGCAGCAGCGGAAGAAGGTATGGATTTAGGAGCGGTGAAAGCTGTAGCGGAAAAAGCAGCGGCTAACGTGCGCACAATCGGTTTAGCGTTAACTTCTTGTACAGTTCCAGCGAGCGGATCACCTACTTTCACACTTGCGGAAGATGAAATGGAATACGGCGTAGGTATTCACGGCGAACCAGGAATTAAGCGTGAAAAAATGCTGTCAGCAGATGAACTAGCTAACCGTATGACAAATGATCTTGTAAAAGATTTAGGAGTAAAAGATGGCGAGGAAATCGCACTTCTAGTTAACGGTTTTGGCGGAACACCACTGCAAGAACTTTACTTATTTAACAACGCAGTGACGAGAGAATTAGCTGCTAGAAACATTAAAATCAATAGAGTATTCGTCGGTAACTATATGACAAGTATCGATATGGCTGGCATGTCTTTAACAGTGATGAAGTTAGATGATGAGTTAAAAACATTACTATCAAAAGAGTGTAATACACCAGCGTTTAAAGTAGATGGGTCAGTTGAAAGTGTAGAGTACGTGAATGTACTTGAAGAGAAAGAAGAGAAGGAAGTTTCCTTTGAAATAGAAACAGCGGAAGAGCATGCTGTGATTAAGGATAATGTTATTACATTAAACAACATGATTTATCTCGTTGATAAAATGAGCGACGTTATTATTAAAAACGAAGTACCGTTCTGTGAGTTAGATACACACGCAGGTGACGGCGACTTCGGAATGAGTGTGGCAAAAGGATTTAAGCAATTAAAACGTGAGTGGCATTCTATTGTAGATCAAGAGAACGTAACGATTGGGTCATTCCTTGACGGTTGTTCAATGATTATTATGGAACATTGCGGCGGCGCATCTGGTCCAATTTGGGGTGGTGCATTCCGCGCAGCTAGCAAAGCAGCAGGCGAAAAACGTGAGCTAACAGTGAAAGAATTCGCTGAAATGTTGCAAGCAGCACTTCAAGGTATACAATCTATCGGAGAAAGATCATTTGGTAGAGGAGCGGTAGTTGGTGACAAAACACTTGTTGACGCGCTTGCTCCATGTGTAGATTCTTGGTTAGATAGCGCTTCAAACGAAGAAGACATGAAAACTGCTTTTGAAAAAGGAGCAGAAGCAGCAGTTAAAGGAGCGGAGTATACGAAAGAAATCGTAGCTCGCATGGGCCGCGCCGGTACAGTTGGTGAAAGAAGTTTAGGATATCCTGATGCAGGTGCACATGCGCTTGGAGTTATCTTTACGGAGATTGCTGGTAGTTTGAGATAG
- a CDS encoding DAK2 domain-containing protein has product MPFFRNCIASSCIKSRAGTVGERSLGYPDAGAHALGVIFTEIAGSLK; this is encoded by the coding sequence ATTCCCTTTTTTCGGAATTGCATCGCCAGTAGCTGCATAAAGAGCCGCGCTGGTACAGTTGGCGAAAGAAGTTTAGGATACCCTGATGCAGGTGCACATGCGCTTGGAGTTATCTTTACGGAGATTGCGGGTAGTTTGAAATAG
- a CDS encoding SH3 domain-containing protein has translation MLRRLSICTVLTAFIFTLFTFNGSAFAATNATENENVVAACAKGGTVGVYGAKMRSGYTVDSPVLHTFNDGTKITGTWVTGEYVQGHYSNSKQWLKVTYKGMTGYVSHTTLFNVCS, from the coding sequence TTGTTACGTCGTTTATCTATTTGTACAGTACTAACAGCTTTTATATTTACTTTATTTACATTTAATGGCTCTGCTTTCGCGGCTACGAATGCTACTGAAAATGAAAATGTAGTAGCAGCTTGTGCAAAGGGAGGTACGGTAGGTGTATATGGTGCAAAGATGCGCAGTGGTTATACTGTCGATTCACCTGTCTTACATACATTTAATGATGGTACGAAAATTACTGGAACATGGGTAACTGGTGAATATGTTCAAGGTCATTACAGTAATTCTAAACAGTGGTTAAAAGTTACATATAAAGGGATGACAGGTTATGTATCCCATACAACATTATTTAACGTTTGCTCATAA
- a CDS encoding helix-turn-helix domain-containing protein, whose protein sequence is MEFNDLGITIKELRIKKNISQSELCHGICSQSQISKIEKGMIYPSSILLYQLSERLGIDPNNIFALTQNKRLKYVENVKYVIKDCLKQKQYKELYEIVKKEKNLNNFQTKEEKQFLIWHEAIAIFIVDKSLKNALDFLNNALKLTLTNSDFLSEREIDIMQTMAIFYAENKEYEKSINILKRCLSNFNKLDFPRDKEIKLKIMLNLAKSLDFTYQHEEAIKYIDKGIKLAINLNTLYLLGELFYLKGQFLLKIKQHNVEDVIYNWKKALFIFELTEKEYYTKMLPDELIELQNKKHS, encoded by the coding sequence ATGGAATTTAACGATTTGGGTATTACCATTAAAGAACTTAGAATCAAAAAAAATATATCACAATCCGAATTATGTCATGGAATATGTTCACAAAGTCAAATTAGCAAGATTGAAAAAGGTATGATTTATCCATCTAGTATATTGCTATATCAATTATCAGAAAGACTTGGTATTGATCCAAATAATATATTTGCACTAACTCAAAATAAAAGATTAAAATATGTAGAAAATGTAAAATACGTAATAAAAGATTGCTTAAAGCAAAAACAATATAAAGAACTTTATGAAATAGTGAAAAAAGAGAAAAACTTAAATAATTTTCAAACAAAAGAAGAGAAACAATTTCTAATATGGCATGAAGCAATTGCTATATTTATAGTGGATAAATCATTAAAAAATGCTTTAGATTTTTTAAATAATGCATTAAAACTGACTTTAACTAATTCTGATTTTTTATCAGAAAGAGAAATAGATATTATGCAAACAATGGCTATATTTTATGCGGAAAATAAAGAATATGAAAAAAGTATTAATATATTAAAAAGATGTTTAAGTAATTTTAATAAGTTAGATTTTCCTAGAGATAAAGAAATTAAGTTGAAAATCATGTTAAATTTAGCAAAATCTTTGGACTTCACATATCAACATGAAGAGGCAATAAAATACATTGATAAGGGCATCAAATTAGCAATTAATCTAAATACGTTATACCTATTAGGTGAACTCTTCTATTTAAAAGGTCAGTTTTTATTAAAAATTAAACAACATAATGTAGAAGATGTTATTTATAACTGGAAAAAAGCATTATTTATATTTGAACTAACAGAAAAAGAATATTATACAAAAATGCTACCAGATGAACTTATTGAATTACAAAATAAAAAACACTCATAA
- a CDS encoding LCI fold-containing protein → MFKKLVVGLLATGIALTGGIGAASADTQKAVSSPKQATCSIPYEYSNGKFKRTLYYSNGVYANSFNENVCGGTITWYLKHVQNGVAFYEGNLK, encoded by the coding sequence ATGTTCAAGAAATTAGTAGTAGGGCTATTGGCAACAGGTATTGCATTAACAGGAGGAATTGGGGCAGCTTCAGCTGATACGCAAAAAGCTGTGAGCTCTCCGAAACAAGCAACATGCTCAATTCCTTATGAGTATTCTAACGGTAAGTTCAAAAGAACTCTTTATTACTCAAATGGAGTATATGCTAATAGTTTTAATGAAAATGTTTGTGGCGGGACGATTACGTGGTATTTAAAACATGTTCAAAATGGAGTTGCTTTTTACGAAGGTAATTTAAAATAG
- a CDS encoding S-layer homology domain-containing protein — protein sequence MYTKLLKSITSLSLIGGALLYTNGSDVKAAEVGVFSDVPTSHWSYPAIKDLASKNIISGYGNGIFGFGDVATREQVAALIYRVLVPNKQGGSFSNDGTRYVLKDGSTFKNPYGDINQSSTMFPEEVLTLTNLGVFKGDENGQFRPKASVSRAEMAQILTNAFHLAAKQKHTFKDVPNPFWAENAISAVQSNGIADGTGNGNFEPYGTVTREQYAQFLYKTLKYKNADVKDTGDAALLTAFKGEVQKRINTYETNITLPYKTKNNNTNEVMNTLFNAYKEVASKNEYTNNNRSNVSYGLSGSPGNYTFTLKITYRETKEQTEYVMKQAKAIVSSITQVGMDDHEKVKAIHDYVVKHVSYDTSYKAYTAYEALVNRSAVCQGYALLTYQLLKEAGIENHFVTGTGDGQPHAWNLVKIENKWYHLDTTFDDPVPDEQGRVTYSYFNLSDEQITRNHEWNRGDYPQVTTNYYSTLTNKIAAGSKKTPAYQQILKDTKLNYLGNEYIANNYTELKNKMQQRYSAKPEKIEVLYKQSMNGALQDVKKVIGEIDYPQGANRVSYKAEPYNAKEGYSLVTITFTY from the coding sequence ATGTATACAAAACTATTAAAATCAATTACATCATTATCACTTATTGGTGGTGCGTTGTTATATACAAATGGTAGCGATGTAAAAGCTGCTGAAGTGGGTGTTTTTTCTGATGTGCCGACATCACATTGGTCATATCCTGCGATTAAAGATTTAGCGAGTAAAAATATTATTTCCGGTTATGGAAATGGGATATTTGGTTTTGGAGATGTTGCGACAAGGGAGCAAGTTGCGGCTTTAATTTATCGAGTGTTAGTACCGAATAAACAAGGCGGTTCGTTTAGTAATGATGGAACTCGTTACGTATTAAAGGATGGATCTACGTTTAAAAATCCTTACGGTGATATTAATCAAAGTTCTACAATGTTCCCAGAAGAGGTATTAACTTTAACGAATTTAGGAGTTTTTAAAGGTGATGAAAACGGCCAGTTTAGACCGAAAGCTTCTGTGAGTCGTGCGGAAATGGCACAAATTCTTACAAATGCTTTCCATCTTGCGGCAAAACAAAAACATACCTTTAAGGATGTTCCAAATCCATTTTGGGCAGAAAACGCAATTAGTGCGGTGCAGTCAAATGGAATCGCAGATGGCACAGGGAACGGGAATTTTGAACCGTATGGCACAGTAACACGTGAACAGTATGCGCAGTTTTTATATAAAACTTTGAAGTATAAAAATGCTGATGTGAAAGACACAGGAGATGCGGCATTATTAACAGCGTTTAAAGGGGAAGTACAAAAGCGTATTAATACATACGAGACAAATATTACACTTCCATATAAAACGAAAAACAATAATACAAACGAAGTGATGAATACACTTTTTAACGCATATAAAGAAGTTGCAAGTAAAAATGAGTATACAAATAATAATAGATCGAATGTTTCATATGGACTTTCTGGATCACCTGGAAATTATACATTTACGCTTAAGATTACATATCGTGAAACGAAAGAACAGACGGAATATGTCATGAAACAAGCGAAAGCAATCGTTTCTTCTATTACTCAAGTTGGAATGGATGATCACGAAAAAGTGAAGGCGATTCATGATTACGTAGTAAAACATGTTTCTTATGATACGTCTTATAAAGCTTACACAGCATATGAAGCACTTGTAAATCGTTCTGCGGTTTGCCAAGGTTACGCACTATTAACTTATCAATTGTTAAAAGAAGCAGGAATTGAAAATCATTTCGTGACAGGAACTGGGGACGGACAACCTCATGCTTGGAATTTAGTGAAAATCGAAAACAAATGGTATCACCTTGATACAACATTCGATGATCCGGTGCCAGATGAGCAGGGCCGCGTAACGTATTCGTATTTTAACTTATCAGATGAGCAAATAACAAGAAATCATGAGTGGAACCGCGGAGATTACCCGCAAGTTACAACAAACTATTATAGTACACTGACAAATAAAATTGCGGCAGGTAGTAAGAAAACGCCTGCATATCAGCAAATATTAAAAGATACAAAGTTAAACTATTTAGGAAATGAATATATTGCAAATAACTATACCGAATTAAAAAATAAAATGCAGCAGCGTTATAGTGCAAAACCAGAGAAAATTGAAGTGCTGTACAAGCAATCAATGAATGGTGCACTGCAAGATGTGAAAAAGGTAATTGGCGAAATCGATTATCCGCAAGGGGCAAACCGAGTTTCTTATAAAGCGGAGCCTTACAATGCGAAAGAAGGGTATTCTTTAGTGACGATTACGTTTACGTATTAA
- a CDS encoding PadR family transcriptional regulator, whose product MNRDKNLPLTETTYYVLLALLEPAHGYLIMQKVEELSNHQVKIAAGTLYGAVENLLKQGLIESVKSEDKRRKVYVITERGKEVLHLDFMRMQHIIAVTKSLLHV is encoded by the coding sequence ATGAATAGAGATAAAAATTTACCATTAACGGAAACAACGTATTACGTTCTTTTAGCTTTATTAGAGCCAGCTCATGGATATTTAATTATGCAAAAGGTGGAGGAACTGAGTAATCATCAAGTGAAAATCGCAGCGGGTACATTGTATGGTGCGGTTGAAAATTTATTAAAACAAGGGTTAATAGAATCGGTAAAAAGCGAAGATAAACGAAGAAAAGTGTATGTCATTACGGAACGCGGGAAAGAAGTATTGCATTTAGACTTTATGAGAATGCAGCACATTATTGCGGTTACAAAAAGTTTATTACACGTATAG
- a CDS encoding DUF2812 domain-containing protein, producing the protein MMWRLKFFLDFEKEEKWLEEMAWKGYQLESNTFGYTFRYTEPEDATIKIDHRVFSRKSDFINYCTLFEDSGWEHIAGNRWSGTQYFKKVDEESEDDIFSDPMSRAGKYKRLSKTFLELAICYLPILFLFMYSNTMNLGAFVNPKELYLTPGLWDKQGVSFLWSFLFETPFALMRGLFLTFIPVVTCMYFVCSYKANRLYEERR; encoded by the coding sequence ATGATGTGGAGATTGAAATTCTTTTTAGACTTTGAGAAAGAGGAAAAATGGTTAGAGGAGATGGCTTGGAAAGGCTATCAACTAGAAAGCAATACATTTGGTTATACATTTAGATATACAGAACCGGAAGATGCGACGATTAAAATAGACCATAGAGTATTTAGTAGAAAAAGTGATTTTATTAATTACTGCACATTATTTGAAGATAGTGGCTGGGAGCATATAGCTGGTAATAGGTGGTCAGGTACGCAATATTTTAAAAAGGTAGATGAAGAAAGTGAAGATGACATTTTTTCAGATCCAATGTCACGAGCAGGGAAGTATAAGCGTCTATCTAAAACATTTTTAGAATTAGCGATCTGTTATTTGCCGATATTATTTTTATTTATGTATAGTAATACAATGAATTTAGGAGCCTTTGTAAATCCGAAAGAACTATACTTGACGCCAGGATTATGGGATAAGCAAGGTGTATCATTTCTATGGTCATTCTTATTTGAAACGCCATTTGCATTAATGAGAGGACTTTTTTTGACATTTATCCCCGTTGTGACATGTATGTATTTTGTTTGCTCGTATAAAGCAAATCGGTTGTATGAAGAGAGAAGGTGA
- a CDS encoding DUF4179 domain-containing protein produces the protein MKCYDIGFIQTYIDGELSHDIRKEFTKHLDTCEACQDLLVEISKLNQWENVMLDEESANSPQEIKIDIEQAWKTFESRSKLDNVSNINHKKHQKKGMFTNMSKKSKRFIYTAVAAAALFTTAMIPQVQVAATNVASYFSDAITNDKVVNEGIGDENGVIQDMMKNGKYIPIDEKITDQGITVHLKEVFIADARISVHYRMEKADGNLVPFEFDTSGLNLENDGKINGQQEENPEIKNDGRLSFIHDSDDRLPFELMAAGKKLNDVGIRDNDKPEGVATFVIDSKGKDAFKQPLTLDVNITRIGKVIGSWKGQIPIDTSHLKNNTN, from the coding sequence ATGAAATGTTATGATATCGGGTTTATTCAAACATATATTGATGGAGAACTTTCTCATGATATAAGAAAGGAATTCACAAAGCACCTAGATACATGTGAAGCATGCCAAGATTTATTAGTAGAAATTAGTAAATTAAATCAATGGGAAAACGTAATGCTAGATGAAGAATCTGCAAATTCACCACAAGAAATCAAAATTGATATAGAACAAGCATGGAAAACATTTGAAAGCCGTTCCAAGTTAGACAATGTTTCTAATATAAATCACAAAAAGCACCAAAAGAAGGGAATGTTTACAAACATGAGTAAAAAATCAAAACGTTTCATTTATACAGCAGTAGCTGCAGCTGCACTTTTTACAACAGCAATGATTCCACAAGTACAAGTGGCGGCTACAAATGTTGCTTCATATTTTTCTGATGCAATTACAAATGATAAAGTTGTAAATGAAGGAATAGGAGATGAAAATGGTGTCATACAAGATATGATGAAGAATGGTAAATATATTCCTATTGATGAAAAAATTACAGATCAAGGTATTACTGTACATCTCAAAGAAGTATTTATCGCAGATGCACGTATATCAGTTCATTATAGAATGGAAAAAGCTGATGGTAATTTAGTACCATTTGAATTTGATACATCAGGATTAAATCTTGAAAATGATGGTAAAATTAATGGGCAACAAGAGGAAAACCCTGAGATTAAAAATGACGGGAGACTATCATTTATCCATGATTCAGATGATCGTCTTCCTTTTGAACTTATGGCAGCAGGTAAAAAACTAAATGATGTAGGCATTCGTGATAATGATAAACCTGAAGGTGTTGCTACATTTGTTATAGATTCTAAAGGAAAAGACGCTTTTAAACAGCCCCTTACTTTAGATGTAAATATAACTAGAATTGGAAAAGTAATTGGATCTTGGAAAGGTCAAATTCCAATTGATACTTCACATTTGAAAAACAATACGAATTAA
- a CDS encoding RNA polymerase sigma factor SigX, which produces MLTIENEESHASDMTFEDLFKQYYAYAVKQIIWIVKDQSIAEELAQEVFLQLYRSDWKGIENIPGWLIKSSTYVAYNHFRSEKRQQAKIDKEIQYHEVQNVSSLDDDWIRKEEITKVQTILNKMNDRERTLLLMKFSGFQYKEIAEVLQIEISSIGTLLVRAKMKFRKIYKQMEEA; this is translated from the coding sequence ATGTTAACCATAGAAAATGAAGAAAGTCATGCTTCTGATATGACCTTTGAAGATTTATTTAAGCAGTACTATGCTTACGCTGTGAAACAAATCATCTGGATTGTTAAAGATCAATCTATCGCTGAAGAGTTAGCACAAGAAGTATTTTTACAATTATATCGTAGCGATTGGAAAGGAATTGAAAACATACCTGGATGGTTGATTAAATCTTCTACTTATGTAGCTTATAACCATTTTCGATCTGAAAAAAGGCAGCAAGCGAAGATTGATAAAGAAATACAATACCATGAAGTACAAAATGTTTCATCATTAGACGATGATTGGATAAGAAAAGAAGAAATTACAAAGGTCCAAACGATACTAAATAAAATGAATGATCGAGAACGAACCCTTTTACTAATGAAATTCTCTGGTTTTCAATATAAAGAAATTGCAGAAGTACTTCAAATTGAAATATCTTCTATTGGAACATTATTGGTCCGAGCAAAAATGAAATTCCGCAAGATTTATAAACAAATGGAGGAGGCATAA
- a CDS encoding YjcZ family sporulation protein, whose amino-acid sequence MGFGGSCGGCGFAGGFALLVVLFILLIIVGAACFC is encoded by the coding sequence ATGGGCTTTGGTGGTAGTTGTGGCGGCTGTGGCTTCGCTGGAGGATTTGCTTTATTAGTTGTATTGTTTATTTTATTAATTATCGTTGGAGCTGCTTGCTTCTGCTAA
- a CDS encoding general stress protein, with product METKYSKPFVYEFITEKEVMNAANDLVKKGIEQKDIYVLTHEKDRTDRIADNADVNTIGIKEEGLGTSIINVFQKTGDQLRNKMQELGLNEEEANFYEEKLDEGKILLFVKDLERVGEWLQERRCMYSI from the coding sequence ATGGAAACGAAGTATAGTAAACCTTTTGTATATGAATTTATTACGGAGAAAGAGGTCATGAATGCAGCGAATGATCTAGTGAAGAAAGGAATAGAACAAAAAGATATTTACGTATTAACACATGAGAAAGATAGGACAGATAGAATTGCAGACAATGCAGACGTGAATACAATTGGGATAAAAGAGGAGGGACTTGGGACAAGCATTATTAACGTCTTTCAAAAAACAGGAGATCAGTTAAGAAATAAGATGCAGGAGTTAGGGCTTAATGAGGAAGAAGCGAACTTTTATGAAGAAAAGCTGGATGAAGGGAAAATCTTGTTATTCGTTAAGGATTTAGAAAGAGTCGGTGAATGGTTACAAGAAAGAAGATGCATGTATTCTATTTAA